taagtCTTCTAGTGTGTGTATTTAGAATTCAAGATTTTTGATAACTTTGTAAAGCTTTTGGTGCATGTTATTCTTGATTTACTGAAATTTGATATCTTTAGCATGAAATGTGTAGATATGTTCTGAATAAcatattacatgtttattataaacCATGCCACTTATCTTTTGTGCAGAACCTGTTGTAATAGGatcttatttttgtttacagtattttacCCTCCCTGGAGGTTGTCTCTCTGCcattaaaagtaaagaaacatACATCGTCTTTCTTGTGACAGAATAGTAAAATAACTTCGACATGGCTATGGAACGGGAAAGGAAACTCACAGAGGCTGGAGCCGAGTTGTTCATGGACAGATGCAGGAAATATGATcgggaaataaaacatattcaaaagGAAATTGATGTCCTAATATCCACTCTTCAGGAATATCCAGAAATATCGGATGCAGAGATGGTACATGAGCAGATAAAACAAGCTAGTGGTGATTTTAAAAGACTTTCAGATCATTATGTTGACTTTCTTGTAAAACACAGATCAGTTGAAAGCGAAACAGGAAGGATTTCACATTTGAAATTAAGAGATAATGTAACGAGGGCTGTTACCGAGGTTCTCACTCAACGCACACAAGTTGCAACAAAAGATCCTAGCTGTGACAGACAAAGCGTTAAATCTGGATCAGGCCGATCAATCCTTTCATCTACTCAGTCTGCGATTATTCAGAAAAGAGCTGCACTTGAGGCTGcgaaagtgaaaatgaaatacGTCAAGAAACAAGCTGCCATTATGACCCAAAAGGCAGCATTGGAAGCGGAAATCAGTCTACTTGAAATCCAACAAGAAACCGAAGCCTTACAATCAGCACTGAATGTGATGGAAAATGCAGAACAGTTAGATGATATAGAAACAGAATCTATTACTGAAGCTCGACAAGCAAGGACAAGTGAATTTATTCAACAACATTTTGTGAATTCCACTAACACTTCTGTTCAGCCACCTGTGCAAGCAATTACAAGTACTTTGACATCCGCTGTGCAACCGCCTGTACAGTCCACTGATAGCACGTTCACATCAGCTGTGCGACCTCGTGTGCAATTCACTGATAGTGCATTCACGTCAACTGTGCAAACATCTATGCAGTCTAGTGAAACATTTGTTCCTTTATCGACATTGGCAAATTTATGTTCCACACCTACGAATGAAAATTGGCGTACAGCATATCAACCAACGCAAACCATGGTACACTCTAGTCCCTTGCTTGCAACTTCATCACAAACAAGTCATGTGTATGATTTGCCGCCACCCTTTGCGCCGCGTTCAGACGTACTATCTCAGCCGAATCATCTATTGAATACTGAAGCGCCAACCTTTGTGCCACATTCGAGCATACTGCCTCAGCCGAATCACTTATTAAATACTGAAGTGCCAACCTTTATGCCGCGTTCGGGTATACTATCTCAGGCAAATTCTATAGTGACTACTCAAACGCCTACCTTTGTGCCATATTCGAGTTTACCGTCTCAGCCAAATCCGGTGACTACTCAAACCTCAGGATCACAATACGGTAATCGCTACACATCAGTCAATATGATGCCACATGTAGACAATTCGCAGGTTGAACTTTGTCAGATAATGACTAGGATGATGGCCAGAAAAGATGTAGTGCTTTCGCGTCTCATTAAATACAATGATAGTCCCATCCAATATTTGTCTTGGAAACAAACATTTAAAGCTGTAATGTTAGAACTTGCAGTTACACCATCAGAGGAACTGGATCTCATGATCAAATGGCTGGGTCCAGATTCATCCAGGCAGGCTGAATGCATAAAAACGGCCAGTGCAGGAAATCACGTGGATGCATTACACAAATTGTGGGATAGACTTGACATTCGGTATGGCAGTCCTGAATTGATAGAAGCGTGCTTACGAAACAAACTTACGAACTTCCCAAAGCTTTCAAACACTCCGGCTGACAGCAAACGACTTTATGATTTGTACGACCTCTTGAGTGAAATTCAGTGTGTCAAGGCCAACCCGCTCTATTCTTCAGTGCTTGCAATGTATGATTCATCCACAGGAGTAAACCAAATAGTATCTCGCTTGCCGACCAATCTACAAGAAAAGTGGTCATCTCGCGCCAATACTTACAAAAATCAACATGGAATGCTATTTCCTCCGTTCAGTTATTTTGTCAACTTCATCTACGACATGGCAAAATGGCGCACTGACCCGAGTTTTCAGTACAACACTAGCACACTATCTTCTCAGAAACAGTCAGCAAATAATCAACCCCAAATTCGCGTGAACGCAAGGAAAACGGAACTTTCTACAAACTCTACAGCTGACCACAAATTGATGTGCCCCGTGCACAACACAAACCACAATTTGAATCAGTGCAGGACTTTCCGTCAGAAACCCATGAAAGAGCGAATGGAGATTctaaagaaaaacaaactttgTTTCCGTTGCTGCAGTTTGAAACGACACACCAAGAAAAAATGCCAAGAGACTATCCGATGTGATGTTTGTAATCAGACAAGTCACCCGACTGGACTTCATGTATTGCGTGTTCAAAATGTACAGCAACCCTCTCATAACAAGGATGAGAATCTTACAGAAGATGACAATCGGCATGGAGGGGAGTCACGGACCGGTGTTAATACAAAATGTACACAGGTTTGTgggactgacaaaatttgtaGCAAGTCATGCGCAAAAATTCTACAAGTGTATGTCTACAATGAGGACCAACCCATGCAGGCTCGCAAGGTCTACGCATTGATCGACGATCAAAGCAATTACTCCCTTGGAAAACCGGAACTGTTTGACAACTTTGATGATCATTCGGAACACATAAACTTCACTTTAGCAACCTGTTCAGGGAAAGTTTCCGCGACTGGCAGAAAAGGCAACAATTATGTTGTTGAGTCCGCAGATCATAGT
This genomic window from Ostrea edulis chromosome 4, xbOstEdul1.1, whole genome shotgun sequence contains:
- the LOC125681639 gene encoding uncharacterized protein LOC125681639, translating into MAMERERKLTEAGAELFMDRCRKYDREIKHIQKEIDVLISTLQEYPEISDAEMVHEQIKQASGDFKRLSDHYVDFLVKHRSVESETGRISHLKLRDNVTRAVTEVLTQRTQVATKDPSCDRQSVKSGSGRSILSSTQSAIIQKRAALEAAKVKMKYVKKQAAIMTQKAALEAEISLLEIQQETEALQSALNVMENAEQLDDIETESITEARQARTSEFIQQHFVNSTNTSVQPPVQAITSTLTSAVQPPVQSTDSTFTSAVRPRVQFTDSAFTSTVQTSMQSSETFVPLSTLANLCSTPTNENWRTAYQPTQTMVHSSPLLATSSQTSHVYDLPPPFAPRSDVLSQPNHLLNTEAPTFVPHSSILPQPNHLLNTEVPTFMPRSGILSQANSIVTTQTPTFVPYSSLPSQPNPVTTQTSGSQYGNRYTSVNMMPHVDNSQVELCQIMTRMMARKDVVLSRLIKYNDSPIQYLSWKQTFKAVMLELAVTPSEELDLMIKWLGPDSSRQAECIKTASAGNHVDALHKLWDRLDIRYGSPELIEACLRNKLTNFPKLSNTPADSKRLYDLYDLLSEIQCVKANPLYSSVLAMYDSSTGVNQIVSRLPTNLQEKWSSRANTYKNQHGMLFPPFSYFVNFIYDMAKWRTDPSFQYNTSTLSSQKQSANNQPQIRVNARKTELSTNSTADHKLMCPVHNTNHNLNQCRTFRQKPMKERMEILKKNKLCFRCCSLKRHTKKKCQETIRCDVCNQTSHPTGLHVLRVQNVQQPSHNKDENLTEDDNRHGGESRTGVNTKCTQVCGTDKICSKSCAKILQVYVYNEDQPMQARKVYALIDDQSNYSLGKPELFDNFDDHSEHINFTLATCSGKVSATGRKGNNYVVESADHSVRIKIPSLIECSDIPDNRHEIPSPEVVKNFPHLCDLVSYIPPVDDSVHIELLIGRDVIQAHHVVDQRLGGDNLPYAHKLHLGWVVVGESCIGALHGRESVQTITVSKTHILANGRATYLEPCVNTLTIKENSIFEKTPQDERLGPSVEDELFISLMESKVTKDCDDRWTAPLPFRENRKLLPNNRTQALQRVKSLDRSLQKDEVKKKHVVEFMGKMFENGHAEVAPPLPTLSEQWYLPFFGIYHPKKPGKVRVVFDSSAVFRGTSLNDVLMKGPDLTNNLLGVLLRFRKEAIALTADVEHMFYNFKVDETHRNYLRFVCSFDP